The nucleotide window AATAAGCATAAGGGAGGATTGCGGCAGCAGCTATGAAGAGGCCATGGTAGCCTGGTGCAATGAATTGATTTACCAATTTGAAACCAGCAAAGTGTTATTTTCCCGTTTTAACATTAATAAGCTAGCTTTGCAAAAAAATACCCAGATAGAAGCGGAAGTTTGGGGCGAGCCCTTTGACCAAAACAAGCATGAAATTAAGGTAGCCATAAAAGCGGCAACCTACCACCAGCTAAAGATTGAACAAAACGGCCAGTGGCGCTGCCAGCTAATATTTGATATATGAGGTGATTTAAATGAATGACTATAAACTGGAAAAAATAAATGATTACAAATGGATGATACCGAGGCAGCAGGATTTGGGGATGCTTACCGACGGTATAATTTTCGGGGATGAAGATATAATAGAGCATGCGGCCAGGGAAAAAACCTTGGACCAGGTAATAAATGTGGCTACCCTGCCGGGGATAGTGGGGGCTTCCCTGGCTATGCCGGACATACACTATGGATATGGGTTCCCTATAGGGGGAGTGGCAGCCATGGACAGCCAACTGGGAGTTATATCCCCAGGGGGAGTAGGGTTTGATATATCCTGCGGAGTCAGGCTGTACCGTACCGGTTTCGGCTATGATGATTTTAAAAAACATTTGCCGGAACTGATGTCCCGTTTGTCTTTTTCCGTCCCCAAGGGAGTGGGAACGGGAGGTAAAATCAAGTTATCGGCAAAACAGATAAGGAAAGTACTAGGCAAAGGAGCCCTGTGGGCCATAGGCCAGGGTTACGGCCAGGAAGATGATCAGCAGTTTATTGAGGATAATGGTTTTATGGAGGAAGCAGAACCAGACCTGGTTTCTTCCAAGGCTTACCAGAGGGGAAGCGACCAGCTGGGCACCTTGGGTTCCGGTAATCATTTTTTAGAGCTGCAAATGGTAGAGAAGGTCTATGACAGCCAGGCTGCTAGCGTATTTGGACTTCAGGAAGGCCAAATAACAGTGATGATACATTCTGGATCCAGGGGGCTAGGGCACCAGGTGTGCAGTGATTTCCTGCAATTGATGGGTAAGGCTTCTGCTAAGTACAATATAAGGCTGGTGGACCGGCAGTTAGCCTGTGCCCCCTTAAATTCCCCGGAG belongs to Actinomycetota bacterium and includes:
- a CDS encoding archease, encoding MKPKYRIIENLSDVAVEAWGNSPEELFAYMGQGMFAVMTDSRILARDSYKISIREDCGSSYEEAMVAWCNELIYQFETSKVLFSRFNINKLALQKNTQIEAEVWGEPFDQNKHEIKVAIKAATYHQLKIEQNGQWRCQLIFDI
- a CDS encoding RtcB family protein — encoded protein: MNDYKLEKINDYKWMIPRQQDLGMLTDGIIFGDEDIIEHAAREKTLDQVINVATLPGIVGASLAMPDIHYGYGFPIGGVAAMDSQLGVISPGGVGFDISCGVRLYRTGFGYDDFKKHLPELMSRLSFSVPKGVGTGGKIKLSAKQIRKVLGKGALWAIGQGYGQEDDQQFIEDNGFMEEAEPDLVSSKAYQRGSDQLGTLGSGNHFLELQMVEKVYDSQAASVFGLQEGQITVMIHSGSRGLGHQVCSDFLQLMGKASAKYNIRLVDRQLACAPLNSPEGRRYYGAMAAAVNFALANRQCLGHWVTETFTKYFKQSANGLGLGLLYDVSHNIAKVETHSWKGKKISLCVHRKGATRALGPHHELVCRPYREVGQPVIIPGDMGRYSYVLKGTEASEHESFSSTCHGAGRMMSRTKAKKMVRGQDVKNYLLQRHGIIAIADSMASLAEEAPQAYKDVKKVVDITHKAGLSEKVARLKPLGVLKG